The genome window TCTCACAGGAAGAAAAAGAAAAAATTATTAGCCAAGTAGATATTTTTAACAAGATATTAGTAAAACCTTTCGATCAGGGTGACTATAACAAAATCGGTAATCTTAGAACCTCTCTTCAAATAATGCTTGACTATTATAAAGTCAAATACGATGATCTATTTCCTAAGCTTGAATTCATAGGCGCTAGAAATAAATTGATACATAATGGCTATGGTGGGTTGGATGTTGAACCAGGAGTATATTTTACACCAAAGCTTAAAAGTTTGTTTATACGTACAATTCTTTCTATGCTTGGATATCAGGGTAACTATATGGAGATGGAAAAAGTAGAACTAGAGAAAAAGCCGAAATATAATATGTACCGACCTGTGTGTAAAGGCTTCCCACTATCATAAAGGAAATAGTACTTGTTCTTTAGTATTTTTCAAGAAATAGCTTATTGGGTACAAGATACAGGTGGATGCTGCAACAACACCTGCCTCAAATATTGCCCAGTATAAGACCGATCGCACTTCGCCACCTCTTCCGGCGTTCCCACTGCAATAATCTCTCCTCCCTTATCGCCACCTTCCGGCCCTAAGTCAATTACCCAATCGGCGCAGCGAATTACATCTAAGTTGTGTTCGATCACCAAAATTGAATTACCTTTATCCACCAATCGCTGCAAGACATCCAGCAATTTGTGAACGTCGTAAAATGATAAACCCGTTGTGGGTTCATCTATTAAATAGAGTGTTTTTCCGGTGGCGCGACGAGATAGTTCGGTTGCTAATTTCACTCGTTGCGCTTCGCCGCCGGAAAGGGTGGGTGCGGATTGTCCTAAATGGATGTAACCCAAACCGACATCGACTAAAGTTTGTAAGCGGGTGACTGCTTTGGGAATATTTTGGAAGATATCCAAAGCTTCTTCGATCGTCATGTTCAAAACATCTGCGATCGACTTCCCCTTGTACTTCACTTGCAGGGTTTCGCGATTGTAGCGATCGCCTTTACAAACTTCGCATTGCACGTACACATCCGGCAGAAAATTCATCTCGATTACATTCACCCCTTGTCCGCCACAAGCTTCGCATCTTCCACCTTTCACATTGAAGGAAAATTGTCCCTGTTTGTAACCTCTAGCTTTCGCTTCGATGGTTTGGGAAAAGATATCGCGGATGACATCGAAGACTCCCGTGTAGGTAGCTGGATTGGAACGGGGAGTGCGACCGATCGGCGATTGGTCGATCACAATTGCTTTGTCGATTTCGTCTAATCCTTTGACAGTATCCAACTCTTTGGGGAAAGGTACTTTGCGAGTCAGGTGATGTTGCAAAGCTGGATAAAGCAATTCGTTAATTAAGGTAGATTTTCCTGAACCGGAAACTCCGGTAACGGAGACAAGTTTACCAAGGGGAACTTCCACATCTATATATTTAAGGTTATTGCGATAGCAATTTTTTAGGAGCAGGGATTTCCCATTTCCCTCTCTTCTCTGTGCGGGTGTTTCAATTACCAGTCTTCCCGATAAATATGCACCCGTCAGCGAAACTTCCGCCGCCAACAAAGTCTCTATATTCCCTTGCGCTACTATCCCCCCACCGTGAATCCCCGCTCTAGGGCCAATATCAACTAAATGGTCGGCGGCGCGAATCGTTTCCTCGTCGTGTTCTACTACTATTAATGTATTTCCCAAATCGCGAAGTTTGGTGAGAGTTTTCAGCAACCGACCGTTATCTCTTTGATGCAAACCGATACTTGGTTCGTCCAAAACGTAGAGGACGCCAGTCAATCCAGAACCGATCTGCGTGGCGAGACGAATGCGTTGCGCTTCTCCTCCGGAAAGTGTCATCGCCGGACGATTTAAACTGAGATAATCCAACCCGACATCGAGGAGAAATTGCAACCTCGCTTTGATTTCTCGCAGTACCAAATCCCCAATTTGCGCTTGTCGATCGCTCAACTTCAGATCGTTAATCCTTTCCTTACACTCGGCGAGCGAAACTCCCGTCAAATCCAAAATCCGATACTGCCCCAACCTCACAGATACCGCTTCCGGTTTCAACCTCTTACCCTGACAAACTTCGCAAGGTCGATCGATCAAATACCGATCCAACTTCTGCTTTTGCAATTCCGATGCACTTTCGTCGTAATACCGTTGCAGCATGGAAATTACCCCGGTATACTTTCTGTAATCGTTGCGATCGTGCATCCAAATCGGTTGTTCGGAACCGTACAAAATCACCTGTAGCTGTTCCGCCGTTAACTGCTGCCAAGGCGCGTGCAGTTCAAACCCGTGTGCTTTTCCCACACTGTAAAGCAAGGAAGTATAGTAAGAAGTTTCCTTTTCCGCCCAAGGTGCGATCGCTCCTACAACCTGCGCTTTTGGGTCTGGCACTACCAAGTCTGGGGAAAATGTTCGCAAACTTCCCAATCCGTGACAGTTCGGACAAGCACCGTAAGGCGAATTAAAAGAAAACAAACGCGGCGATAATTCTTCCATTACCGCGCCATGTTCGGGACAAGCAAAGTTCTCTGAAAATATCAATTCTGGCGGTAATTCTGCATAGCTATTGACACCGTTTTCCCCATCCTTTATTATATACGTACTATCTTTTCGCGACGCGCTTACCTTATCCGATGTATTATTTAATACCTCAATAACAGCAATTCCCTGTGAATGCCGCAAGCAGGTGCTAAGAGAATCGACCAGACGCTCCTGAATATCGGGTTTCTTAATCAGCCTGTCAACGACGATATCTATATTATGTGTATGATTTTTATCTAACTCGATATTTTCATCGAGTTGTCGAACCTCCCCATTTACCCTAACGCGCACAAATCCTTCCGAGGCGAGACTGGAAAGTAGCTTGCGGTGAGTGCCTTTTTTCCCGCGCACGACGGGTGCTAGGATTTGGAAGCGCGTACCGTCGGGAAGTTCCAGAATGCGATCGCACATTTGGTCGATCGTCTGAGGCGCAATCGAGCGATCGCAATGCGGACAATGAGGTTCGCCAGCGCGTCCGAACAGCAACCGGAGGTAATCATAAATTTCCGTCACCGTCCCGACTGTGGAACGCGGGTTGTGGGAAGTGGATTTTTGGTCGATCGAGATTGCTGGGCTCAGACCTTCGATCGCATCCACATCCGGCTTATCCAATTGTCCCAGAAATTGTCTCGCGTAGGCGCTCAGGGATTCCACGTAGCGACGCTGCCCTTCGGCGAAGATCGTATCGAAAGCGAGGGAAGACTTGCCGGAACCAGAGACGCCAGTGAAGACAATGAGGCGATCGCGAGGCAATTCCAAATCGATATTCTTCAGGTTATGCTGCCTCGCACCCCGAATGCGAATCGAATTTTGGTTATTCAGATTTACCCCGTTGGGAAGATGACCGTTTTTGGTGTCGGCAGCGTGGGACATGAGAGACAGAGTGCGATCGTGCTTAACTATCTTAGCGCTGTGGGGATTTTCGGGTGGAGTGTAAACCGACCTGAGAAAGCGGGTTTTTGAAGAGAAATTTCCAGTCGGTATACTAAAATAGTTAGGCTTGCTTGAGAGTTTCCCTCGTAAGCAGGGAATACTTGTTTATAGCGTAGTTATACCGCAGAAAGGATATGCCACTTTGTGGTAAGTGAGTAGAACTGGTTTTATGACAATAGACTTCGGCAATATCAAAAGCTACAATCCTGATAGAGGATTTGGATTTGTCGGTCGTACTTTTTTTGATCCTAATGGAAAAGTTTTCTTTCACATCAAAAAAATCAAGAATAAACATCCTGAATTAGCCCAAAAATTGGACAATAGCGAAGCTTTTGGAACAGTTAATTTCTGGTATGAAATTGAAAAAAATGAAAAAGGCGAACAAGTTAGTAAGGTTTGGCTAAGCACAGAAAATATCCCTCAAAGCTACAAGCATGAATTATGTGATTTGATCCAAAAAGTAGAGAGTATCTGGAAAAATGTAGACTCTCCAAAACCTAGTTGGCTTGACCTTGTGACAACAGAGTTAGTTGGGGTTGATCGCAGACATGAACTAAGTGTTGAGCGAGATAACTTAGAAAGTCAACTTAGAGCAGCAGAGGAGGAGCGACGCAGGGAGGCAGAAGCTTTACGAGAAAATGAAATTAGAAGAATAGCTAAGGATCATAAGTTAACAAAACCGGAAGCTGATGAGTTAGAGCAACTATTAGCAGAGATGCGTCCTTTAAAATTTACACATAGTAAGGAACTCTCGAAATATATTAAAGAACATCAACTTGGTTATAGGTATCCAAATATCTCAGGTATTGTGAGAATGGAAGAAGCAGGCAGAGAATGGGATTTTCATGGGGGATTTCCTCCAGATATTTATAAAGTTATTTGCAGGGAACTCGACTTGGATAACCAGGGGACTGATGCCAGAGCAATAAAATTTACACCATTTAAAGATGTCTATTAAACAAATCAAGAATAACGAAGAACTCGATCAATAATAAATAGGAATTAGAGAGAAATGAGTAAACCCTTTTACAAAAATAAACTTACAGGCAATTATGGTGTCCTTGAACGACAAGTAAAAGTATTCCCAAACCAGTCTTCCTATCGTCAACTTAGGCTTGTAAAGGCTGTTGGCGGAATGGTTGAGTTGAGTCATCAGCACGAAAATGTCACGACTGAAAATCTAGTTCAAGTCTCACCGAAGGAAGTTCAAAAGGCTCTACTAGGTTTTTAGTTAAGTTGTTGAAGCCTGCCTAACAAGGATTTCATCAATATCCCTCACGTTATTTGCTGCTATGTCTGCTTCTGCTTTCGCAATCAGAGCATTTAATTTACCTGCTGCCAAATCTTCTTCCATTTGTCTATCCCACTTTTCATTTAAATAGTTCTGAATCCAACCAGCCAATTGGCGGATATCATTTTCTGGAAGTTGTTTAATCGCTGCTTCGATTTCTGCCAAAGCCTTCATATAGTAAAATTTGTTTTGGTATTGCAAAATTTGAGTCAATCAACCGTAAATTTCGCTACGGTGTCCAATTTTGTGAATAGTGATAATCCTTGATTCCGTGCTGAAGGAATAAACTACCCGGTAATCACCAACTCTTAGCTTAAACAAACCCGCCAAATTCCCTGTCAAAGATTCAGGGGTAATCAAGTCGAAGTTTGCAGCTAACCAATAGATTTTACGGGTGATGCGGTTTTTCACAACTTGGGTTAGCCTTTCCAAGCTAACAAGGGCTTCTGCCTTTAACTCAACAGAGTAGTCCATTAGCGATCTAATCCTAGTTTTTTGACAGCTTCATCAAGTGGGATACCGCGTTCCCCAGCTTTTGTGCTATTCAATGATTCTATCAACTGCTGCTTAACTTCTGCTTTAATTTCCTTTCCTTCATCAGGATCTCCAAAATACTCGTCCAGACATTGTTCGACAATATGCCTAATTAGGTCTGAGAGTTGTTCAACTGTCATGTCTTTGACTTGCATTTCCATCTCCTTGGCATGGTGAATGTTAATATTTTAGCTTGTTTGGCCGCAAATTATTAATATCGATAGTATAATTATTGCAAAAATAAATTTCAATAATTTCATCAATATCGCTGATGGTTTTTAGGATAGTTTTCAGTCCATTTTAGTGGACTTTCGCTATGACGCTGCGAATTGATTCGCAGGCGGGTGAATGCGCGGGTAATATCTCCATAATTGGTTTGGAATCAGCGAAACCTATCGCATTTGTTGGGTTTCGTACCTCAACCCAACCTACATCGCACTGTGTACCCTGCGGGAAGGCTTGCGCCTACATCTGTGGTTTAAATAAAAAAATCTAATACATCTCACATTGCAGCAGCTACCGTTCACGGTTTAGATTACCTGTTAACCTGGAATTGTAAGCACATTGCCAACGCGCAAATTCAGAGAAAGCTTGCAGAAATCAGCCTTGACTTCGGATACGAGTTACCCATCCTTTGTACACCTTACGAACTGTTGGAACGTTAATATGTTGCAAAATGAAATATTAGAAGAAATCCACCGCATTCGTGACGAATATGCAAAGTCATTCAACTACGACTTAAACGCAATTTTTGCTGATTTGCGGAAACAGCAAGCTGAAAGCGGCAGGGAAGACGTGAAATTGTCGCCAAAAAGCAGTCTAACAAGCCGTTGGAGCGGACGCAGCCAAAATAGTCGGTGATGCGCTAGCGATCGCTTCACATCGAACTTAAATCGAATGCGATCGCGTCAGCAATGCCTACCATTATCGCCAATTCTTGGCTGCTAAACTTAGAGCGATCGCCTTTAATTTTTTGAGCCTATCTTTGTATTTATTCCTATGAACTTTCCACCTCAACTCCAACAAAATATCGAAAAATGGGCAACCATTCAGGGACTCTCACCAGAACAGTTTATTTGGCAAGCTGTAGCCGAAAAAATTGATGCTTTAAGCCAGAAAGCGGCAGAAAAACATCCCGAACAAAATTCGGAATTAACAAATATACCGCCATCTAACCAATCAAAAATCTATCGAAAATCAGGAATCTTAGTAGTAGATACAGAATTACCAGAAAGCTTTGATCTTAATACTTTCATAGATGACTTAAGAGAAGAACGTATTCAGGATCAAATGGCTTTATGAAAGTATTGTTTGATACCTCTGTTTTGGTTCCTGCATTAATTGTCAATCATCCCAAGCATTCTGTTTGCTTTTCAAGGCTCAAAGCAGCAGAATCTAAACAAATTCAAGGGTTTATCTCAACTCACAGCTTAGCAGAAACCTATTCTGTAATCACGCGGTTGCCAATTCAGCCACGCATTACTACCCAACAAGCTCAGAGTATTATTGTAGATGTTTTGCAGTATCTTGAAGTGATTCCACTGCTCTCCAATGACTATCAAATTGCCATCAATCAAATGGCAACTTTAAACATTCCCGGTGGCGGTATTTTTGATGCTTTAATTGCTCAAGCTGCCCTTAAAGCTGAAGTTGGTGTTATCCTAACTCTTAATCCCAATCATTTCACTCGTTTGGGAAGTGCGATCGCTGCTCTTGTGCAAGTCCCTGCGTGATGGACTAAATTTAACAAGTCGCGATCGCGGACAGAGCCAAAATAGTCGGTGATGCGCTAGCGATCGCTTCATATCGAACTTAAATCGAGTGCGCTCGCGCCAGCGATGCGTAGCATTATCGCCGACTCTTGACTGCTAAAATTAGATCGATCGCCAATTATTTACGATCCTACAATTTTTCCATTCAACGTTTTCTGAATTAAAGTAATTAATCCTTATTTATATAATACATAAAAATTGTTGATTTGGCTATTAAATCTCTTTGTTAATAGCCGTTTTAAGCCGTTCTAATTGTTCTACAATTGTTTCAAAATTAGGAGGATTTCCTAACATCATGCCCTGCATAGCTTGATAATCATTTCTAAGAGTTTCAAGCAATTTACCTTTTGGAACTAAATTAAAATATCCCGGTATCGCCTCCTCCAATTTCATCCAAGCTCTATTGAAAAAATCCTGAGTGTGCTGACGAACATCCTCTCTCAAATTTGGATCGGAAATTGCTTCTCGACCCAGCTTTTGGTAAATCATCGCCACGTCATAATAATGACGAGAGATTCGTTGACGATCGATCGGTAAGCGTTCTTCATCTCTATGTCCACAAGACCAACCATGCAAAATCATCACCTTATCCCAGAAAGTTCTCTCTGGCTTAATTGTGATAATATTGGGTACTGAAAAGTCCCAATCTGTAAGCGTACCGTTAATCAAAGCCTCGATCGCAAGTTTTTCGTGAGGATCGAGTGCTGAACGACCACCGCCTTCAAGTTTGACGCGAGGCTGAATATACGCAGCGCTAACCTCTGCAAATAGGCTGGGATAATGAAATAGGAGCGTTGATTCATCTCGATCTTCTGTATCCCTTATTACCCTACACCCAGATACTACAGTCAAAGCTATAGTTTCTAAATCTTCTCTCAACTTGTTACAAATATATTGAGAAGTGGCTTGCATTATACTTTCCGAACGGCGCTTTCGTTCCTTCCCAGATATTCCTGGTACTGCGGGATCTTTGCTTTCATCAAAACCGATATCCTCACGGAAGACTGTAAAATCAACATCTTCAGAGAAACGATCGATTAAGTTATATCCTTTTGACAGTGAAGTTCCACCCTTGAAGAGAAGCCGAGGATGATCCTCATTCAAACCATTGTAGAGGATATCGAGGACTAAGCAAACCCAAAAGTCTTTTTCTACATAGCTTGGTCGAGTATCAAGGTTCTCGGCTTCAGCCTCAAATACATCCTTGCGATCTTGCTGAGATAATTCAAGAAAGCGTTTAAATTCTTGATTCATCATGCAGCAATGCTCACACTCTGAGTAATGCTATCTACAATTCTCGCCATCCAAGAGGGCAAAAGATCTTTACCTTTGAGCAAGTCTTGTTTAACATCATCAGGCAAACGCGATCGCAAATTATTAATAACTTCCGTTCCAGAAGCTGCTTGTTTGCCAAGCCAATCTAGGGCTAAAACCACTGTTAACCCTGGGCGATCCAGCCACGACATTAAGTGCTTTTTGGCGTGTTTGAGATGAACAGTACAACCTCCCACTTTTAAGGTTCTTGTCGTACCATCAGTAAGATAAGCCATCTTAGCAGGAACAGCATTTGTCAAGCCTAAGCTATTCGCTGCAACAATGCCATCTGGCATAAACTTGATGTTATCTCGTCTTGCCAATGCTTTGATAGCAGCATCAACATTTGGTGGAGCCGGACGCTTTAAAATACTGCTCATGCGAGGAAAATCGTACAAACCTCTGCTTATACGCCGCAGTGAACCATCTTTAACTAAACGGGACAGTGCTTTATCTATAATGGTTCGACTACCAAGGTCGAGGAAATCACTAGGCGTAAAAACCCACCGACCGCGACCATATCCGCGAATCCGGTTCATAATTTTGTCTGCAATGCTAATCATGGCTATTCTGCAATGGGTTATATTGTCTGAAATTATAGCTTATTTTTCTGACATTAGTATACTGAAAACCGAACCACAGCAAGCACTTAGCTTATGCAGAGGTCAAACGAATGGCAGTCGGGCAACCCCGCTATAGCAAAGAAGAATTTGCCCAACGCGGCGATCTGATCTACGAAACTCAAATCCGCCCCTTAGTTGAAGCAAGCGATCGTGGCAAAATTGTAGCGATCGACATCGAAACCGGAGCTTTTGAAATTGATGCAAGTGAAATAGCTGCCTGCTTACGCCTCGAAGCGCATCACCCAGACGCTCAAATCTGGATTGTCCGCATCGGTTCCCGCTATGTACGTCGATTCGGTGAACGCACGAAAAGATCTGTATGATAACTGGAATCGTTAATGCAGACTTTGAACCTATTATTCCAATTTCAATGTCAATCTTAAAATCGTAGCTTAAAATATAACTACTTTGGATGGTGATCGCCTATTCTTAAAGCCCCTGTGCCCCTCGGCTGCTTTTGTTCGTAAGCAATTTATTCTGAAGTTACAAAAGTCCTTAAACCGCTGAAGATCCATAAGGACATTGAAAATTCTTTCCAAAACCTTGATGTGTACTAGGAGGCGAATTTGATGGTTCGTTAGTCTCGCAAATTTTATCTGTAACCGATTCGTCTTGGATAGAAACTGCGCCCATATAACTTTTTAATCCAGGCTTTTTAGCTGTAGCTGTTATAGCAGTCGCCAAGGCGCTTAGTGCATTTTTGCTCATTCAGCGGAGTTAAAATGCAATGACAAAGTGGGCATTTCGACTTCGCTCAATGACTTAAGCGCCAAGGCGGTTGCTATACTAGAGCTTTAGTTTTATCTGCCCAGACAATTTCATAGTCATAATCTTCAGTTCTTGACTCAATATTTAATTTCAAATTGCTATCAATTTTGGCACAGATCACTCGGTTAAAGCACTACCAAGGGCTACCAATCATCGTAAAAGCTGCCCAATAAAAAGGATGCTTGAAATCTCTCGCCTGTGCCGCTGCGAGTTTAGCTGGCAGAGACATCCCACCTCTGAGCATTGGCCCGCGCAATTGACCACCTTCCAAGCGCACATCTCCCCGCAGCATACCTATCTGCGCCTGCCTCAACGCCTCAGCTTTGATCGGCACTACCCTTAAGTGCTGATAAAACTCAGTCATCAGCGCCAAAGTTCCCTCATCGCTAACACTCCACAAACTAGCCAGCACCGTCTTAACACCGCTGTTAACTGCCAAACCCGCAAATCCCATCTCCGCATCTTTATCTCCCACCGCCGTGCGACAGGCACTCAATACCAACAGATCCACTGGCGGATTATTCCACTGCATTTGCCTCATTCGATCCAGTGTCAGTTTAGAATCCCAAAACTGAATGTAAGAGTTTCCCGGTGCGCCAGACTTGAACTCCGCATGAGTTGCTAAGTGAACAATTCCAAACCGCTGCGAAGCGCGTTGCGCCCTTAAATTATCTAAAGTAAATTCTTGATTTAAAAACTGTTTCCCTTGCCAAGAACCAGGCCAAAGCACACCTGAAAGATCCTCCATAAT of Argonema galeatum A003/A1 contains these proteins:
- a CDS encoding type IV pilin-like G/H family protein; translation: MSKNALSALATAITATAKKPGLKSYMGAVSIQDESVTDKICETNEPSNSPPSTHQGFGKNFQCPYGSSAV
- a CDS encoding DUF6088 family protein, translated to MISIADKIMNRIRGYGRGRWVFTPSDFLDLGSRTIIDKALSRLVKDGSLRRISRGLYDFPRMSSILKRPAPPNVDAAIKALARRDNIKFMPDGIVAANSLGLTNAVPAKMAYLTDGTTRTLKVGGCTVHLKHAKKHLMSWLDRPGLTVVLALDWLGKQAASGTEVINNLRSRLPDDVKQDLLKGKDLLPSWMARIVDSITQSVSIAA
- a CDS encoding cold-shock protein, which codes for MTIDFGNIKSYNPDRGFGFVGRTFFDPNGKVFFHIKKIKNKHPELAQKLDNSEAFGTVNFWYEIEKNEKGEQVSKVWLSTENIPQSYKHELCDLIQKVESIWKNVDSPKPSWLDLVTTELVGVDRRHELSVERDNLESQLRAAEEERRREAEALRENEIRRIAKDHKLTKPEADELEQLLAEMRPLKFTHSKELSKYIKEHQLGYRYPNISGIVRMEEAGREWDFHGGFPPDIYKVICRELDLDNQGTDARAIKFTPFKDVY
- a CDS encoding nucleotidyl transferase AbiEii/AbiGii toxin family protein, whose translation is MMNQEFKRFLELSQQDRKDVFEAEAENLDTRPSYVEKDFWVCLVLDILYNGLNEDHPRLLFKGGTSLSKGYNLIDRFSEDVDFTVFREDIGFDESKDPAVPGISGKERKRRSESIMQATSQYICNKLREDLETIALTVVSGCRVIRDTEDRDESTLLFHYPSLFAEVSAAYIQPRVKLEGGGRSALDPHEKLAIEALINGTLTDWDFSVPNIITIKPERTFWDKVMILHGWSCGHRDEERLPIDRQRISRHYYDVAMIYQKLGREAISDPNLREDVRQHTQDFFNRAWMKLEEAIPGYFNLVPKGKLLETLRNDYQAMQGMMLGNPPNFETIVEQLERLKTAINKEI
- the uvrA gene encoding excinuclease ABC subunit UvrA; translated protein: MSHAADTKNGHLPNGVNLNNQNSIRIRGARQHNLKNIDLELPRDRLIVFTGVSGSGKSSLAFDTIFAEGQRRYVESLSAYARQFLGQLDKPDVDAIEGLSPAISIDQKSTSHNPRSTVGTVTEIYDYLRLLFGRAGEPHCPHCDRSIAPQTIDQMCDRILELPDGTRFQILAPVVRGKKGTHRKLLSSLASEGFVRVRVNGEVRQLDENIELDKNHTHNIDIVVDRLIKKPDIQERLVDSLSTCLRHSQGIAVIEVLNNTSDKVSASRKDSTYIIKDGENGVNSYAELPPELIFSENFACPEHGAVMEELSPRLFSFNSPYGACPNCHGLGSLRTFSPDLVVPDPKAQVVGAIAPWAEKETSYYTSLLYSVGKAHGFELHAPWQQLTAEQLQVILYGSEQPIWMHDRNDYRKYTGVISMLQRYYDESASELQKQKLDRYLIDRPCEVCQGKRLKPEAVSVRLGQYRILDLTGVSLAECKERINDLKLSDRQAQIGDLVLREIKARLQFLLDVGLDYLSLNRPAMTLSGGEAQRIRLATQIGSGLTGVLYVLDEPSIGLHQRDNGRLLKTLTKLRDLGNTLIVVEHDEETIRAADHLVDIGPRAGIHGGGIVAQGNIETLLAAEVSLTGAYLSGRLVIETPAQRREGNGKSLLLKNCYRNNLKYIDVEVPLGKLVSVTGVSGSGKSTLINELLYPALQHHLTRKVPFPKELDTVKGLDEIDKAIVIDQSPIGRTPRSNPATYTGVFDVIRDIFSQTIEAKARGYKQGQFSFNVKGGRCEACGGQGVNVIEMNFLPDVYVQCEVCKGDRYNRETLQVKYKGKSIADVLNMTIEEALDIFQNIPKAVTRLQTLVDVGLGYIHLGQSAPTLSGGEAQRVKLATELSRRATGKTLYLIDEPTTGLSFYDVHKLLDVLQRLVDKGNSILVIEHNLDVIRCADWVIDLGPEGGDKGGEIIAVGTPEEVAKCDRSYTGQYLRQVLLQHPPVSCTQ
- a CDS encoding type II toxin-antitoxin system RelE family toxin — encoded protein: MDYSVELKAEALVSLERLTQVVKNRITRKIYWLAANFDLITPESLTGNLAGLFKLRVGDYRVVYSFSTESRIITIHKIGHRSEIYG
- a CDS encoding type II toxin-antitoxin system VapC family toxin: MKVLFDTSVLVPALIVNHPKHSVCFSRLKAAESKQIQGFISTHSLAETYSVITRLPIQPRITTQQAQSIIVDVLQYLEVIPLLSNDYQIAINQMATLNIPGGGIFDALIAQAALKAEVGVILTLNPNHFTRLGSAIAALVQVPA